A part of Mytilus edulis unplaced genomic scaffold, xbMytEdul2.2 SCAFFOLD_676, whole genome shotgun sequence genomic DNA contains:
- the LOC139507405 gene encoding trichohyalin-like, with the protein MGSRTLTIIDSINNNACMPRGYNTEVPMTTSVQRQTVNNSTNETPGIICNRPCHTEMSTEGMHVHNSLINDNFTSNYDLPTIAMDENSLNNNSNNVTKVVYVRDEDKMGTSTLKNGNSHETDTSLTNDQGLETVSLNGNTSDVPCMMRERIVSTDMSSGEGIQNMIGNDIDDDTRELSISLESIQESNDGQVVESVESFNEKRNRDDASLQEVCDSVNSEAEHQSHPANFDEKEQGYSANSGKEDQGRSGEEAQGHSVEEDQGLSADFGEGDPGHSAKLGKEENQGHSDYSGEEDQGHSANLGEEVQGENGNDQNIEEFGEENRKSESTAEEEENGFNDLNVSEMFDESFDEMNDDLTISENDNKGEEDGDDQLDGSVNRKDNSESDIPIDDLNQNNVAVNTEDNGESSIVYSSSIDYSLVDICQEDDNSQNNDQVENEVVRSDENSDQDNEEENVDDVGENCEDDDDVDENTILRDTESVESCSIEYNDLDRSSSVDSNSDNYDEPSFIDLDVSELESEDEDHEESVDENQEESVDENQEISVGENQEKSVDENQEKSVDENQEESVDKDHEESVDESEEGEQDEITVLKMKIREEEEKRESSVNENPEDLSFSEESGHEEQEESNDEEHEESEEGEEDEITVLKMNRRKEEENSASSEDESSGDILFSDESCDKIEDDGDHVICDEKDNKFEENIEDNENLENVEDDRNIESFEDNENPEIQRDQENKNISEDHENQEGFMEDENQVYNQESNAKDESLDSFANDQNQKDIGDNGRKENFHDDDDYDDGNVEEECDDGLECSMDDVIEECVESSGNEDYVVEDFPKVIETPNRKDHDSSSQSIEHDQEIVEYYEVEQNVVACIETPKSKEDCVEDEKQKSVDQEKQECVTKENFKVHENPESQEVDKTQDIIEVHGEKESEEIGETQESKDHKNQKCIEFDGKQKSIEVHDEDHKNLKTEKIDDHKEKEREKMDGTQNSIEVHEEKQSEDHKKQESEEIEDHKKQESEEIEDHEEIDGTQSLEVHDNQESKEIEEKQSLEVHEEETEEIDGTQSLEVHDNQESKEIDEKQSLEVHEEETEEIDGTQSLEVHDNQESKEIDEKQSLEVHEEEETEEIDGTQSLEVHDKQESEEIDGTLSLDVHDKQESEQIDGTQSIDVDETQDLEVHDKQENEQMDKTQDLEVHDKQEIKNHEEIYGTQESNETKESGEIDGTQDRIVVHEKQEHGDHKEKQSEEFDGTQESLGAYEKQKRGEVDGTLESIEVNEKQESEEINGTHESIETHEKQENGEIEDQEEIDGTPDIIEDHENQERREIDRTQDNIEVHEALEILIIKKQESEKIKDHKESYGTQESIEAHEKQESEEFDETPDIIEAQESGDMDGTQESEDSVDNKKQESEEIKDHEEINGTQQSKDFDGTQKSIESKESEDIDGTQDLEVHKKQEREDIDGTPESIEAQERGEMDGTQSLEVHDNQESKEIDEKQSLEVHEEEKTEEIDGTQSLEVHDKQESEEIDGTQSLDVHDKQESEEVDGTQSIEVHDNQESEKIDGTQSIGVHDKQESEQIDEIQDLEVYDKQEEIDGTQSLKLKKVVKWMENKTLMFMKIKKVKKLMEHKTSLKLKKVGEMDGTQEISEIDGTQDLENEESVEAQESREMDGTQEIGEIDGAQDLEVLANQESEEVDGTQESIKAQESGEIDGTQDSIKAQESGEMDGTQESGEIDGTQDLKVLKKLESEEVDGTQESIDAQESGEMNGTQESEEIDGTQDLEVLKKQESGEVDGTQESIEAQESGEMNETQENEEIDGTQDLENEESVEAQESREMDGTQEIGEIDGAQDLEVLANQESEEVDGTQESIKAQESGEIDGTQDSIKAQESGEMDGTQESGEIDGTQDLKVLKKLESEEVDGTQESIDAQESGEMNGTQESEEIDGTQDLEVLKKQESGEVDGTQESIEAQESGEMNETQENEKINGIQESEEIFGTQDLEVQEKQEIENHEKIDGTQESNEAKESGEINGTQDRIVVHEKQEHEDIEDHEEKQSEEVDGTPESLGAYEKQKRGEVDGTLESEEINGTQDLEVQEKQEIVNHEEIDGTQESNETKESGEIDGTQDRIVVHEKQEHEDIEDHKEKQSEEFDGTPESLGAYEMQKIGEMDGIQESEEINGTQDLEVQEKQEIENHEEIDGTQESNETKESGEIDGTQDRIVVHEKQEHEDHKEKQSEEFDGTQESLGAYEKQKRGEVDGTLENEEMNGTQDFEVQEKQEIENHEEIDGTQESNEAKDHEEIDRTQDRIVVHEKQEHEYHKEKQSEEFDGTQESLGAYEKQKWGEVDGTLEIIEVNEKQESEEINGTHESIEAHEKQKNGDIEDQEVIDGTPDIIEVNENQERGEIDRTQDIIEVHEALESEEIDGTLGSFDLKKQESEEIKDKEEINGTQESGEYDGTQDIEVHEKQESEDIDETQNSIGINENQESREIDITLGSFENKKQESENLKDHEEIYGTQESIEAHEKQESEEFDETPDIIEAQESGDMDGTQESEDIDGPLDSVDNKKQESEEIKDHELINGTQESEDIDGTQESIDHKKQESEEFDETPDIIEAQESGDMDGTQEGEDIDGPLDSVDNKKQESEEIKDHELINGTQESEDIDGTQDLEVHKKQDSEEIDGTQDLEVHEKQDSEEVDGTQDLEVHKKQDSEEIDGTQDLEVHEKRDSEEVDGTQDLEVHKKQENEDIDGTPRSIEAQECVEMDGTQDSEEIDGPQDLEVEENQESGEIDGTQGSIEVHEKQESKVNKATLDCVEVHEKPLSEKIDKKPESFDKDKKLDYWFNEVYKKGYQIAEQIKDQHIETLKNSNCEDEEDGVSLMSTHMATINRNDEINKENLEGKFDFNNGTEIEESLQSQIESDNEDPKIISSENKIDLDIVDKSNNEGEGSRSVSEQRIPSQDAASIELRRREQ; encoded by the exons ATGGGATCA agaACTTTGACAATCATAGACAGTATAAACAATAATGCATGTATGCCAAGAGGCTACAATACTGAAGTACCAATGACAACCTCTGTTCAAAGACAAACAGTCAACAACTCAACAAACGAAACACCAGGAATTATATGTAATAGACCATGTCACACAGAGATGTCTACTGAAGGCATGCATGTCCATAACTCATTAATTAATGACAATTTCACCAGTAACTATGACCTACCCACCATTGCTATGGATGAAAATTCACTAAACAACAATAGTAATAATGTAACTAAAGTTGTTTATGTTAGAGATGAGGATAAAATGGGAACCAGTACACTGAAAAATGGCAATAGCCATGAGACAGATACAAGTTTGACAAATGATCAGGGTTTGGAAACTGTTTCATTGAATGGGAACACCAGTGATGTGCCTTGCATGATGAGGGAAAGAATTGTCTCTACTGATATGTCCTCAGGGGAGGGAATTCAAAACATGATTGGAAATGATATAGATGATGATACAAGAGAACTCAGTATTTCTTTGGAATCTATACAAGAAAGTAACGATGGACAAGTTGTGGAAAGTGTGGAAAGCTTTAATGAGAAGAGAAATCGAGATGATGCTAGTCTGCAAGAAGTTTGTGATTCGGTTAATTCTGAAGCGGAACATCAAAGTCATCCAGccaattttgatgaaaaagaacAAGGTTATTCTGCTAATTCTGGTAAAGAAGATCAAGGACGTTCTGGTGAAGAAGCTCAAGGTCATTCTGTTGAAGAAGATCAAGGTCTTTCTGCTGATTTTGGTGAAGGAGATCCAGGTCATTCTGCTAAACTTGGAAAGGAAGAAAATCAAGGTCATTCTGATTATTCTGGTGAGGAAGATCAAGGTCACTCTGCTAATTTGGGTGAAGAAGTTCAAGGTGAAAATGGCAATGATCAGAATATAGAAGAATTTGGGGAAGAAAACAGAAAGTCTGAAAGTACTGCAGAGGAAGAAGAAAATGGATTTAATGACTTGAACGTTTCAGAAATGTTCGATGAAAGTTTTGATGAGATGAATGATGATCTCACCATTTCAGAGAATGATAACAAAGGTGAGGAGGATGGAGATGACCAATTAGACGGAAGCGTCAACAGAAAGGACAATAGTGAGAGTGACATTCCAATAGATGATTTGAATCAGAATAACGTAGCTGTCAACACAGAGGACAATGGGGAATCCTCAATAGTCTACAGCAGTAGTATAGACTACAGTCTAGTAGACATCTGTCAGGAGGATGACAACAGCCAAAATAATGACCAAGTAGAAAATGAAGTTGTCAGATCTGATGAAAACTCTGACCAAGATAATGAAGAAGAAAATGTAGATGATGTTGGAGAAAATTGtgaagatgatgatgatgttGATGAAAATACTATCCTTAGAGATACAGAAAGTGTTGAGAGTTGCAGCATTGAGTATAATGATTTAGACAGGTCTAGTTCTGTGGACAGCAATTCTGACAATTATGATGAACCATCGTTTATAGATTTAGATGTTTCAGAGTTGGAAAGTGAAGATGAAGACCACGAGGAAAGTGTAGATGAAAACCAAGAGGAAAGTGTAGATGAAAACCAAGAGATAAGTGTAGGTGAAAACCAAGAGAAAAGTGTAGATGAAAACCAAGAGAAAAGTGTAGATGAAAACCAAGAGGAAAGTGTAGATAAAGACCATGAGGAAAGTGTAGATGAATCCGAGGAGGGTGAACAGGATGAAATTACAGttctaaaaatgaaaatcagagaagaagaagaaaagagaGAATCCTCAGTAAATGAAAACCCTGAAGATCTTTCATTTTCAGAAGAAAGTGGTCATGAAGAACAGGAGGAAAGCAATGATGAAGAACATGAGGAATCTGAGGAGGGTGAAGAGGATGAAATTACAGTTTTAAAAATGAATAGaagaaaagaagaagagaacAGTGCATCTTCTGAAGATGAAAGCTCTGGggatattttattttcagatgaaaGTTGTGATAAAATAGAAGATGATGGAGATCATGTTATTTGTGATGAAAAAGATAACAAATTTGAAGAGAACATTGAGGATaatgaaaatttagaaaatgttgaaGATGATAGGAACATTGAAAGTTTTGAAGATAATGAAAATCCAGAAATTCAGAGAGATcaggaaaataagaatatttcaGAAGATCATGAAAATCAGGAAGGTTTCATGGAGGATGAAAATCAAGTTTACAACCAAGAAAGTAATGCCAAGGATGAAAGTCTAGATAGTTTTGCAAATGATCAGAATCAAAAAGATATTGGAGACAATGGAAGAAAAGAAAACTTCCATGACGATGATGATTATGATGATGGAAATGTTGAGGAGGAGTGTGATGATGGTTTAGAATGTTCTATGGATGATGTCATTGAAGAATGTGTCGAATCCTCTGGAAATGAAGATTATGTTGTGGAAGATTTTCCGAAAGTTATTGAAACACCAAACAGAAAAGATCATGATAGTAGTTCACAAAGTATTGAACATGACCAAGAAATCGTTGAATATTATGAAGTTGAACAAAATGTTGTGGCTTGTATTGAAACACCAAAAAGTAAAGAAGACTgtgttgaagatgaaaaacaaaaGAGTGTAGATCAGGAGAAGCAAGAAtgtgtaacaaaagaaaattttaaagtcCATGAAAATCCAGAAAGTCAAGAAGTTGATAAAACACAAGACATTATTGAAGTTCATGGAGAAAAAGAAAGTGAAGAAATTGGTGAAACACAAGAGAGTAAAGAtcataaaaatcaaaaatgtatagAATTTGATGGAAAACAAAAAAGTATTGAAGTTCATGATGAAgatcataaaaatttaaaaactgaaaaaattgATGATCACAAAGAAAAAGAACGTGAAAAGATGGATGGAACACAAAACAGTATCGAAGTTCATGAAGAAAAGCAAAGTGAAGATCATAAAAAGCAAGAAAGTGAAGAAATTGAAGATCATAAAAAGCAAGAAAGTGAAGAAATTGAAGATCATGAAGAAATTGATGGAACACAAAGCCTTGAAGTTCATGATAATCAAGAAAGTaaagaaattgaagaaaaacaaagtCTTGAAGTTCACGAAGAAGAAACTGAAGAAATTGATGGAACACAAAGCCTTGAAGTTCATGATAATCAAGAAAGTAAAGAAATTGACGAAAAACAAAGTCTTGAAGTTCATGAAGAAGAAACTGAAGAAATTGATGGAACACAAAGCCTTGAAGTTCATGATAATCAAGAAAGTAAAGAAATTGACGAAAAACAAAGTCTTGAAGTTCACGAAGAAGAAGAAACTGAAGAAATTGATGGAACACAAAGCCTTGAAGTTCATGATAAACAAGAAAGTGAAGAAATAGATGGAACACTAAGCCTTGATGTTCATGATAAACAAGAAAGTGAACAAATTGATGGAACACAAAGCATTGATGTTGATGAAACACAAGAC CTTGAAGTTCATGATAAACAAGAAAATGAACAAATGGATAAAACACAAGACCTTGAAGTTCATGataaacaagaaattaaaaatcatGAAGAAATATATGGAACACAAGAAAGTAATGAAACTAAAGAAAGTGGAGAAATTGATGGAACACAAGACAGAATTGTAGTTCACGAAAAACAAGAACATGGAGAtcacaaagaaaaacaaagtgaAGAATTTGATGGAACACAAGAAAGTCTTGGAgcttatgaaaaacaaaaaagggGAGAAGTTGATGGAACACTAGAAAGTATTGAagttaatgaaaaacaagaaagtgAAGAAATTAATGGAACACATGAAAGTATTGAAACTCATGAAAAGCAAGAAAATGGGGAAATTGAAGATCAAGAAGAAATTGATGGAACACCTGACATTATTGAAGATCATGAAAATCAAGAAAGAAGAGAAATTGATAGAACACAAGACAATATTGAAGTTCATGAAGCTTTAGAAA ttttgataataaaaaagcaagaaagtgaaaaaataaaagatCATAAAGAAAGTTATGGAACACAAGAAAGTATTGAAGCTCATGAAAAACAAGAAAGTGAAGAATTTGATGAAACGCCGGACATTATTGAAGCTCAAGAAAGTGGGGACATGGATGGAACACAAGAAAGTGAAGACAGTGTAGATAATAAAAAGCAAGAAAGTGAAGAAATTAAAGATCATGAAGAAATTAATGGAACACAACAAAGTAAAGACTTTGATGGAACACAAAAAAGTATTGAATCTAAAGAAAGTGAAGACATTGATGGAACACAAGACCTTGAAGTTCACAAAAAACAAGAACGTGAAGACATTGATGGAACACCAGAAAGTATTGAAGCTCAAGAACGTGGGGAAATGGATGGAACACAAAGCCTTGAAGTTCATGATAATCAAGAAAGTAAAGAAATTGACGAAAAACAAAGTCTTGAAGTtcatgaagaagaaaaaactgaAGAAATTGATGGAACACAAAGCCTTGAAGTTCATGATAAACAAGAAAGTGAAGAAATAGATGGAACACAAAGCCTTGATGTTCATGATAAACAAGAAAGTGAAGAAGTTGATGGAACACAAAGCATTGAAGTTCATGATAATCAAGAAAGTGAAAAAATTGATGGAACACAAAGCATTGGTGTTCATGATAAACAAGAAAGTGAACAAATTGATGAAATACAAGACCTTGAAGTTTATGATAAACAAGAAGAAATAGATGGAACACAAAGCCTTAAA CTCAAGAAAGTGGTGAAATGGATGGAAAACAAGACCTTGATGTTCATGAAAATCAAGAAAGTGAAGAAGTTGATGGAACACAAGACATCATTGAAGCTAAAAAAAGTGGGGGAAATGGATGGAACACAAGAAATTAGTGAAATTGATGGAACACAAGACCTTGAAAATGAAGAAAGTGTTGAAGCTCAAGAAAGTAGGGAAATGGATGGAACACAAGAAATTGGAGAAATTGATGGAGCACAAGACCTTGAAGTTCTTGCAAATCAAGAAAGTGAAGAAGTTGATGGAACACAAGAAAGTATTAAAGCTCAAGAAAGTGGGGAAATTGATGGAACACAAGATAGTATCAAGGCTCAAGAGAGTGGGGAAATGGATGGAACACAAGAAAGTGGAGAAATTGATGGAACACAAGACCTTAAAGTTCTTAAAAAACTAGAAAGTGAAGAAGTTGATGGAACACAAGAAAGTATTGACGCTCAGGAAAGTGGGGAAATGAATGGAACACAAGAAAGTGAAGAAATTGATGGAACACAAGACCTTGAAGTTCTTAAAAAACAAGAAAGTGGAGAAGTTGATGGAACACAAGAAAGTATTGAAGCTCAGGAAAGTGGGGAAATGAATGAAACAcaagaaaatgaagaaattgaTGGAACACAAGACCTTGAAAATGAAGAAAGTGTTGAAGCTCAAGAAAGTAGGGAAATGGATGGAACACAAGAAATTGGAGAAATTGATGGAGCACAAGACCTTGAAGTTCTTGCAAATCAAGAAAGTGAAGAAGTTGATGGAACACAAGAAAGTATTAAAGCTCAAGAAAGTGGGGAAATTGATGGAACACAAGATAGTATCAAGGCTCAAGAGAGTGGGGAAATGGATGGAACACAAGAAAGTGGAGAAATTGATGGAACACAAGACCTTAAAGTTCTTAAAAAACTAGAAAGTGAAGAAGTTGATGGAACACAAGAAAGTATTGACGCTCAGGAAAGTGGGGAAATGAATGGAACACAAGAAAGTGAAGAAATTGATGGAACACAAGACCTTGAAGTTCTTAAAAAACAAGAAAGTGGAGAAGTTGATGGAACACAAGAAAGTATTGAAGCTCAGGAAAGTGGGGAAATGAATGAaacacaagaaaatgaaaaaattaatgGAATACAAGAAAGTGAAGAAATTTTTGGAACACAAGACCTTGAAGTTCAAGAAAAACAAGAAattgaaaatcatgaaaaaatagaTGGAACACAAGAAAGTAATGAAGCTAAAGAAAGTGGAGAAATTAATGGAACACAGGACAGAATTGTAGTTCATGAAAAACAAGAACATGAAGATATTGAAGATCACGAAGAAAAACAAAGTGAAGAAGTTGATGGGACACCAGAAAGTCTTGGAGCTTATGAAAAGCAAAAAAGAGGAGAAGTTGATGGAACACTAGAAAGTGAAGAAATAAATGGAACACAAGACCTTGAAGTTCAAGAAAAACAAGAAATTGTAAATCATGAAGAAATAGATGGAACACAAGAAAGTAATGAAACTAAAGAAAGTGGAGAAATTGATGGAACACAAGACAGAATTGTAGTTCATGAAAAACAAGAACATGAAGATATTGAAGAtcacaaagaaaaacaaagtgaAGAATTTGATGGGACACCAGAAAGTCTTGGAGCTTATGAAATGCAAAAAATAGGGGAAATGGATGGAATACAAGAAAGTGAAGAAATAAATGGAACACAAGACCTTGAAGTTCAAGAAAAACAAGAAATTGAAAATCATGAAGAAATAGATGGAACACAAGAAAGTAATGAAACTAAAGAAAGTGGAGAAATTGATGGAACACAAGACAGAATTGTAGTTCATGAAAAACAGGAACATGAAGAtcacaaagaaaaacaaagtgaAGAATTTGATGGAACACAAGAAAGTCTTGGAGCTTATGAAAAGCAAAAAAGAGGAGAAGTTGATGGAACACTAGAAAATGAAGAAATGAATGGAACACAAGACTTTGAAGTTCAAGAAAAACAAGAAATTGAAAATCATGAAGAAATAGATGGAACACAAGAAAGTAATGAAGCTAAAGATCATGAAGAAATTGATAGAACACAAGACAGAATTGTAGTTCATGAAAAACAAGAACATGAATAtcacaaagaaaaacaaagtgaAGAATTTGATGGAACACAAGAAAGTCTTGGAGCTTATGAAAAGCAAAAATGGGGAGAAGTTGATGGAACACTAGAAATTATTGAagttaatgaaaaacaagaaagtgAAGAAATTAATGGAACACATGAAAGTATTGAAGCTCATGAAAAGCAAAAAAATGGGGATATTGAAGATCAAGAAGTAATTGATGGAACACCAGACATTATTGAAGTTAATGAAAATCAAGAAAGAGGAGAAATTGATAGAACACAAGACATTATTGAAGTTCATGAAGCTCTAGAAAGTGAAGAAATTGATGGAACACTAGGCAGTTTTGATCTTAAAAAGCAAGAAAGTGAAGAAATTAAAGATAAAGAAGAAATTAATGGAACACAAGAAAGTGGTGAATATGATGGAACACAAGACATTGAAGTTCATGAAAAACAAGAAAGTGAAGACATTGATGAAACGCAAAACAGTATTGGTATTAATGAAAATCAAGAAAGTAGAGAAATTGATATAACACTAGgcagttttgaaaataaaaagcaagaaagtgaaaatttaaaagatcatgaAGAAATTTATGGAACACAAGAAAGTATTGAAGCTCATGAAAAACAAGAAAGTGAAGAATTTGATGAAACACCAGACATTATTGAAGCTCAAGAAAGTGGGGACATGGATGGAACACAAGAAAGTGAAGACATTGATGGACCACTAGACAGTGTAGATAATAAAAAGCAAGAAAGTGAAGAAATTAAAGATCATGAACTAATTAATGGAACACAAGAAAGTGAAGACATTGATGGAACACAAGAAAGTATTGATCATAAAAAGCAAGAAAGTGAAGAATTTGATGAAACACCAGACATTATTGAAGCTCAAGAAAGTGGGGACATGGATGGAACACAAGAAGGTGAAGACATTGATGGACCACTAGACAGTGTAGATAATAAAAAGCAAGAAAGTGAAGAAATTAAAGATCATGAACTAATTAATGGAACACAAGAAAGTGAAGACATTGATGGAACACAAGACCTTGAAGTTCACAAAAAACAAGATAGTGAAGAAATTGATGGAACACAAGACCTTGAAGTTCACGAAAAACAAGATAGTGAAGAAGTTGATGGAACACAAGACCTTGAAGTTCACAAAAAACAAGATAGTGAAGAAATTGATGGAACACAAGACCTTGAAGTTCACGAAAAACGAGATAGTGAAGAAGTTGATGGAACACAAGACCTTGAAGtacacaaaaaacaagaaaatgaagACATTGATGGAACACCAAGAAGTATTGAAGCTCAAGAATGTGTGGAAATGGATGGAACACAAGATAGTGAAGAAATTGATGGACCACAAGACCTTGAAGTTGAAGAAAACCAAGAAAGTGGAGAAATTGATGGAACACAAGGCAGTATTGAAGTTCATGAAAAGCAAGAAAGTAAAGTTAATAAAGCAACACTAGACTGTGTTGAAGTTCATGAAAAGCCACTGAGtgagaaaattgataaaaaaccAGAAAGTTTCGATAAAGATAAAAAGTTGGACTATTGGTTTAATGAAGTATATAAAAAGGGATATCAAATTGCTGAACAAATTAAAGATCAACATATTGAAACCTTGAAGAATTCAAATTGTGAGGACGAAGAAGATGGTGTTTCTCTCATGTCGACTCACATGGCAACTATTAATAGGAATGATGAAATCAACAAAGAAAATTTAGAAGGGAAATTTGACTTTAATAATGGAACAGAAATAGAAGAAAGTCTACAAAGTCAGATTGAATCAGATAATGAAGATCCAAAAATAATAAGTTCAGAAAACAAAATAGATCTTGACATTGTTGATAAGTCAAATAATGAAGGTGAAGGATCTAGATCTGTTTCAGAACAAAGAATACCCAGTCAGGATGCAGCATCAATAGAGTTAAGACGGAGAGAACAATGA